From Brevibacillus marinus, a single genomic window includes:
- a CDS encoding anthranilate synthase component I family protein: MCPDYAQAKRLSEQYRLVPLAAKVRWPATLDPFQLLKQLAPTLEGAVLLESGRVGRYTYLGYQPTLRLLSKGETITIRHADGMEQQIVHPQPLTVLRELIESHRAPKLEGLPDFAGGAVGYLGYEMNRFFEPGLPQTAEDDLRLPDLYVMMYTDLLVFDHARRELICLTHLLSDGLTEALYRRTAERLMSQAEQLSRIVTDEPPLPWEELRKHPVRIDRPTAVSFDQQSFEAAVRRIQEYIAQGDVFQVNLSVRQSQRISVSAAEVYEVLRRLNPSPYMGYLHFPEFQLVSGSPELLLKVKDDWVSTRPIAGTRPRGKDEREDAALARELLANEKERAEHVMLVDLERNDLGRVCRYGSVEVSEFMVVEKYSHVMHLVSHVRGRLAAGKDAYDAIAAAFPGGTITGAPKVRTMEIIDELEPVTRGVYTGSIGWFGLTGDVELNIAIRTMIVKDGLAHVQAGAGIVIDSSPEAEYRESLKKAEALWQALEMSERSKLRKQS; this comes from the coding sequence ATTTGCCCTGACTATGCACAAGCCAAACGATTGAGCGAGCAATACCGGCTTGTCCCGCTGGCGGCAAAAGTGCGCTGGCCGGCTACGCTTGATCCGTTTCAGCTGCTCAAACAGCTTGCCCCTACGCTGGAAGGGGCCGTACTTCTGGAAAGCGGCCGTGTCGGACGTTACACCTATTTGGGTTATCAGCCGACGCTGCGTCTCTTGAGCAAAGGGGAGACGATCACCATCCGTCACGCCGACGGGATGGAGCAGCAGATCGTGCACCCCCAGCCGCTGACGGTACTGCGTGAGCTGATTGAGTCGCATCGCGCGCCGAAACTGGAAGGGCTGCCTGATTTTGCGGGCGGAGCAGTGGGCTACCTCGGATATGAAATGAATCGTTTCTTTGAACCCGGTTTGCCGCAAACGGCGGAAGATGACTTACGGCTGCCCGATCTCTATGTTATGATGTACACAGATCTGCTTGTCTTTGACCACGCGCGCCGGGAGTTGATCTGCCTCACTCACCTTCTCTCTGACGGTCTGACGGAAGCATTGTACCGTCGGACGGCGGAGCGGCTGATGAGTCAAGCAGAGCAGCTTTCGCGGATCGTCACCGACGAGCCGCCGCTCCCTTGGGAAGAACTGCGCAAGCATCCGGTGCGCATCGACCGGCCGACTGCCGTCTCGTTTGACCAGCAGAGCTTTGAAGCGGCCGTGCGCCGCATTCAGGAGTATATTGCGCAGGGAGACGTTTTTCAGGTCAACCTCTCCGTGCGGCAGTCGCAGCGGATCAGCGTCAGCGCCGCCGAAGTGTACGAGGTGCTGCGGCGGTTAAACCCGTCGCCGTACATGGGCTATCTCCACTTTCCCGAGTTTCAGTTGGTCTCGGGATCGCCGGAACTGCTGCTCAAGGTGAAAGACGATTGGGTCAGCACCCGGCCGATTGCCGGCACCCGCCCGCGCGGAAAAGACGAACGCGAGGATGCAGCCCTCGCTCGCGAACTGCTCGCCAATGAGAAAGAGCGGGCAGAGCATGTGATGTTGGTGGACCTGGAGCGGAACGACCTGGGCCGCGTCTGCCGCTACGGCAGCGTCGAGGTTAGCGAATTCATGGTCGTCGAAAAGTACTCCCACGTGATGCACCTTGTTTCGCACGTGCGCGGACGTCTGGCGGCGGGAAAAGACGCATATGATGCGATAGCGGCGGCGTTTCCCGGCGGAACGATTACGGGAGCGCCGAAAGTGCGGACGATGGAGATCATTGACGAGTTGGAACCGGTCACCCGCGGTGTCTACACCGGTTCGATCGGCTGGTTCGGATTAACAGGAGATGTGGAGCTCAACATCGCGATCCGGACGATGATCGTCAAGGATGGACTAGCTCATGTGCAGGCCGGAGCGGGCATTGTGATCGATTCGTCGCCCGAGGCGGAGTACCGCGAGTCGTTGAAGAAAGCAGAGGCATTGTGGCAGGCGTTGGAAATGAGTGAGAGGAGCAAGCTGAGAAAGCAGAGCTAG
- the pabA gene encoding aminodeoxychorismate/anthranilate synthase component II: MIVMIDNYDSFTFNLVQYVGELGQELLVYRNDQITIEQIEALAPDYLMISPGPCTPNEAGISMAVIRHFAGKIPLLGVCLGHQSIGQVFGAKVVRAQRLMHGKTSAVHHDGKTIFQGIPSPFQAARYHSLILEADSIPDELEVSARTAEGEIMAVRHKLYPIEGVQFHPESIITEHGKKLLQNFLATYSRKSSQLV, from the coding sequence ATGATCGTGATGATTGACAATTATGATTCGTTTACGTTCAATCTGGTACAGTACGTCGGCGAACTGGGCCAGGAACTGCTGGTTTATCGCAACGACCAGATTACCATCGAGCAGATCGAAGCACTCGCCCCCGACTACCTGATGATTTCGCCGGGGCCCTGCACCCCTAACGAGGCGGGGATCAGCATGGCTGTGATTCGCCACTTCGCCGGGAAGATCCCGCTGCTCGGCGTCTGCCTTGGCCATCAGTCGATCGGCCAGGTGTTTGGGGCCAAGGTGGTTCGCGCGCAGCGCCTGATGCACGGCAAAACGTCCGCGGTACACCATGACGGCAAAACCATCTTTCAGGGAATCCCCTCACCGTTTCAGGCGGCCCGCTACCACTCCCTGATTCTGGAGGCGGACAGCATTCCGGACGAACTGGAAGTCTCGGCCCGCACTGCGGAGGGAGAGATTATGGCCGTCCGGCACAAGCTCTACCCCATCGAGGGCGTTCAGTTTCACCCGGAGTCGATCATTACGGAGCACGGCAAAAAGCTGCTGCAAAATTTTCTGGCGACCTATTCCCGGAAAAGCAGTCAGCTCGTCTGA